TCGCGTTCATCATCCTCTCTCCTTCCTGCCGGTAATTGATCGCCGGGTGGCAAGCATTTCCGTAAAAGCCTGAACCCGGGTACTCAGGGTCTCCGGTGCCGTTTGATTTTCGATTTCTAGCACCAGAACCGGATATCCGCTGGCAGTTAATTTTCGCTCTAAGTCCGGCTGTTCGAACCGGTGGGTATCACAAAACTTTTGAAGTAAAAACACCATCCCATCAACTGAAACCCGCTGCGCCTCTTCCAGTATCGCTTCCCAGCGGCGTTCACCCGGGAATTTGCACGGACAGTTTATTTTTCTTAAATAGGTGGTGGCCAGAGCTTTAAGGGGCTCTTCCCTGGTATCCACTTGAAGGCGGTAGAAACGACGGCCGTAGCAAAGATCGTCAGCCACTATCATACCAGAACCGTTTTCCAAAAGAGATATTATTTCCGGGTTGTCAATCACACTACCGAGGACCATGAAACGCAGTTTTTCGGCTTCTTCTGCCTGTTCGGCGGGTACAGAGTTGAGGACAGTCTCTAGCTGGGAAATGCTTTTCTCCGGTGGTGTCCTAAAGGTCCTGAACAGCAGTTCCATAAACTCCCTACCGCTCAAACCGGTAGAAAAAGAACGGGTTTTGGCAATCTTCTGGAGTAACTGCCGCTGACGGTTATGGGTAACAATAGCTTCTCTCAAAGTTTCACCAGTGATTTTACGGGGGCTGATTTTGGAAAGAGCCGTGGTCAGTTTTACCAGTTCCTCTTCAAAGAAGTCGACGGCTGCCGGAGTATTTACCCGGAGTGGTACAGCCAAGCGATGGTAAAATGCATAAGAGGTGTATTCTTCCCAGACATCAAAAATTTCACGCATTACGTCACAGGTCTGGGGAATAACGATTCCGGTCAGAAAGTCAAAATCTCCCCGCAATGCCCTTTCCAGCACACTGCGTTGGAAGGAGCAGCAGTTGGGTGGAACATAGGAGTAGGCAAGCGTAGTAGCCTTTTTGTCTCCGGTAAGACGGTAAGGAACAAAACCCGCAGCTGTAATGATTTCCACGGGAACATAAGAACAAAAATAGCCTAAAAAGGGTCTACCTGTGGTATTATAAACCATATTTTCCCTCCTCGGATGAGAATATCTGTGTGTTGTGTAATGATTACTGCAAATACGATGCCATCTGTCAAGGTTTGAGAAATGATTCCGGCTTAACATTCACTGTTTTTAAATCGAATAAGCAATAAAAAAAGAGGCGTTTCCGCCTCTTATTAAGGTTTTATCATGCTTTCGTTTCTTTCCAATGGCTCCTCGATAACCATGTGTTCTATAAGCATGGTTCCGCCATCTACCGTCATCATTACCTTATTAATTCCTTCCAATTCGGTCAGGGTATTGACGATAGAATTAATGGTCATGGCTTCTCCTGCGGCGCCTCCCCAGTGGTTGGCGACCATCTCCCGGCTGAAGTCGATATATGCAATATCGCCCTGGATGTCAACCGCGTTGACGGTTACCCCGTCGGGGATGGTTCTATGCAGGGAAGGCGAAACGGGACCGGCTATCAGTTCCTCAAGAATCCTTTTAACCAGTTTTTCCTGGGACTGTTTCTCTTCGTCGTTCAGGGTGATTTCCCTGGTTTCCGGAACCACGTACATGGCTTGCGTATCGGCGAAATAAAGAGTCACAGTTATCTTGTCGTTTGTTGTTTCCTTCGGCTGGCCGGAATCAGGTGGAGGAGACGGGTTTTGGTTCACGCCCTCCGGCTCACCCCTGGTCGTACAGCCGGCAACTCCCAAAACAAGCATAGCTACCAGAAACAGAATTAAGACTCGCTTCATGGTCTATACCTCTCTTTAAGATTTTGCTACCTACATTCATTGTATATTAAATGGAGCCGGCTGAAAATAGGTAGTTGTTATTAACAGGGCTAATGATGTCTGGGGGCCAACGGTGCTCTACTGGATTCACGGAAAAAGTTAAACCTCTGTTCCAGTTTCCCATACCAGGCAGCCGCCTGAACCTGGACAATAAAGGCAAGAGTGATGAGAAGGGCGGCTTCCGCTCCAAAAGTGGCCAGAGCGAGTCCCAAGCAAGAAGAAAGGTTGCGCATGGCTGTGCTGTAGACCAGGGTTATGCTGTTTTCCCGGTCCAAAAAGATTCGTCCCCAAATGGTACTGATTATGAAAACTCCCAGGTAGAACAGCACTATGACAACGACCGACTGCAAGAGCAGGTCGGGCTGGCTGAAAATTTTTTTGGCCTTCATACTCATGCTAGAGAAGACTATAAATAGCATAAAACAAACGCTGATGCCGGGGAGCAGGGGTTTTATATCTTTTTTAAAGACGGCGGGAGGGTATCGTTTCATCAGGAAACGATAGGTTATGTTCCCCAGCACCAGCGGCAAGAATATCAGAGCAGCAATAATTTGAAAGGTTTTCCAAATATCAACCGGTACATATTTACCTACCATAAACAACAGGTACCACGGAGCCAGCAGGGAACCCAGTAGCAGGCCTAAAACAGTAATTTTTACGGCGGCAGGCACGTTCCCCCGGTTAAGCATGGTCCAGGATATGGTCATCCCACTGGTAGGTAACAGGGAAGCAAGAGCAAGTCCGGCAAACAGTTGAGGATGGTTAAGGAGAAAGGTATTTCCCAGCAGGTAAGCTAGCAAAGGTACAAGGAGAAAGTTTACCGCCAAAGAGGTAAGAACGACTCGGTTATGACTCAAGTCAACAGCTTCTTTCAGCCGGAAGCCTATCATCGTAGGATAAATCATCATAAAGGTAGCCGGCAGGATGAAATTTTTCAAAAAAGAGGTATCAAAATAACTGCCGGTTAAAAATCCAATGGTCAAAACGGCAGGAATTACTAGCACCAGGTGTTTAACGGGGAACATGAAGATTTTTTTAAGCATAGTTAGCCTCCTTTCCGAATCATACCCCTTAAGGGTATACTTATTATACTATGCCATAATTACGCTGTCAATATAAAAAATTAAAACGTCTATTTTTAAGCCCCTAGAAATATAATGGCAAGAGAAATTAGGGAAGGGGGGTTATTATGCGGGGGAGAAGAGAAATTATATTAGTGGCTCTGATGGTAGTAGTGTTAGTGCTGGCAGGGCGTTTTTTGTTGTTTCGAGAAACAGAAATTCCGGTGAGCATCAAAGTTGTATCCCAGACCAGTCCGCCCATATTTTACGTAAAAACCAATGAAAAAAAAGTGGCTTTCACTTTTGATATCAGTTGGGGCCATAAAATGGCTCCGAAGGTGTTGGAAGTGCTAAGAGAATACGACGTCAGAGGGACTTTCTTTATTTCCGGTCCCTGGACCAAGCGACATTCCGATCTGGCCAGGCGCATAGCTGAGGAAGGCCATGAAATAGGCAATCACGGTCACAGGCACGACAACATGAGCAGTTACAATCGCGAACAAATTGTGGAAAATATTCAGGAAGCTCATGCGATTATTAAAGAGATTACCGGGCAAACTCCCAAATACCTGCGGCCGCCCAACGGCGATTACGACGACCTGGTGGTCGAAACGGCCAGGGAATACGGTTATGAAACTGTAATATGGGCGGTAGACTCTCTAGATTGGAAAAACCCCGGAGTGGATTATATGATCAGGCGGGTAAAAAAACGAGTTTTTCCGGGGGCCATTATCCTATTTCATGCCAGCGATTCCTGTAAGCAGACGGATCAGGCTTTGCCGGCTATTATTCAAGAGCTAAGAAAAGAAGGGTATGAAATATTAACTCTTTCCGAACTGTTAAGCCTGGGTGAGGCGGGCCGGGACGATCCCCGGTAGTATTGTTCAGCAAGAAGGGAAGTGGCTAAATGACCGCGAAATGAAAGAAATATAATTTTAAGCAAAAGAAGGTGAGAGCTTGGCAAAGTTTTTAGCTGCCGCTGTGCAAATGGATACCCAGGAACATAAAGATCAGAACTTGAAACGGGCTGAAGAGCTTATTGGGGAAGCAGCAGACAGAGGTGCCTCTCTGGTAGCCCTTCCCGAAACTTTCAATTTTATGGGTTCACCCCGCGAGGAAAAAGCTAATGCCGAGTATATCCCGGGACCGACCATCCAGCGGATGGTGGCGCTGGCCGAAAAGTATAAAATATGGCTCCATTGCGGCAGTATCCTGGAAAAAGCTCCCGAGACGGAGAAACTATATAACACCAGTGTGCTTTTGAATCCCCGGGGAGAAATTGTGGCCAGGTACCGCAAGCTTCACCTGTTCGATGTGGAATTGAGCGGGGGGCCGGTTTCCAGGGAGTCTAAGACTCGTGAATTTGGGAAGAGTATAGTGGTAACGGATACCGACTTGGGCCGGGTAGGCTTTTCCATTTGTTACGATCTTCGGTTTCCGGAACTGTACCGGATCATGGCCCTGGAGGGGGCGGAGATGATCTTTGTCCCAGCGGCTTTCACCATGCACACCGGGAAGGATCACTGGGAACCTCTTCTGAGGGCGCGGGCTATTGAAAACCAGTGCTATATAATTGCCCCCGGGCAAACCGGTAAAAAGAAAACCTATACCACCTACGGCAAAAGCATGATCGTTGATCCCTGGGGCAACGTTTTAGGCCTGGCTCCTGAAGGGGAATCCGTGGTGGTGGCAGAAATTGACCTGAATTATCTGCGAAGAGTGCGGGAACAAATACCTTCGCTGAAAAACCGCCGACCAGATATATATCAGGTTGGCTACGCCGGTCGTTCCCTTTGATGTATGCCCTTTGGTTAGGGCATTTTTTATTTTTTAAGGTTATTTTAAGGTTTCTCAAAGATAATTAATAACAATAATGTAAGCGGGGAGGCGATATGCATGAGGTCTAAGATTAAATGGGGATTTTTATTCATTTCGATTTTTATAGCCGGGATTTTGTTGGGAGGAAGTCTTGTCTTTTACCATCATGACCTGGTCGGCATAGCCCTGGCCAAAGATTATCCAGCGGAAGATAATCAATCATCACTTCAGCCTTCAGGGGTTGTCCTATCTCCTCCTGTCGGTACCAGCATTTCGGATATTGTAGAGAAGGCCGGTCCGGCAGTAGTCAAAATTGAAACGGTGGCCAAGCGGCAGGGGCACCGTAGCTTTAATCCCTTTTTTGATGATCCCTTTTTCCGCGATTTTTTTGGTTTTGAATTTAACTTTCCGGTAGAGCCAGAAATACAGCAGGGACTAGGTTCCGGTTTTATAATCTCGGAAGACGGTTATATTCTTACGAACGAACATGTAATTTCCGGTGCCGATGAAATCAAAGTATTTGTAACCGGATACGAGAAACCTTTTACGGCCAAACTGGTAGGTTCTGATTACGAGCTGGACCTGGCGGTACTGAAAATCGAAGCGGAGAAAAAACTTCCCACTTTGGAATTGGGCCGTTCGGAGGACGTAAGGGTAGGAGACTGGGTTATTGCCATTGGTAATCCCTACGGCTTAGACCATACCGTTACCGTGGGAGTTATCAGTGCCAAGGGGCGCCCGATTAAAGTTCAGGACAGGCATTACAGGGACTTATTGCAAACCGATGCCTCCATCAATCCCGGTAATAGCGGCGGGCCTTTACTCAACCTGCAGGGAAAGGTAGTAGGCATCAACACAGCTATTAATGCCCAAGCCCAGGGGATAGGTTTTGCTATTCCCAGCAGTACCGTTCAATCGGTTTTGGATGAGTTGATAGAAAAGGGACGGGTAGTAAGGCCGCAGTTGGGAGTGTTAGTGCAGCCGGTTACTCCGGAACTGGCCGATTACTTCGGGCTGAAAAAAGCGGAAGGGGCGGTAATTAGTTGGGTGGTTCCGGGAAGTCCGGCGGATAAGGCCGGTTTGCAAAGAGGCGACGTGGTGCTGGAATACAATAAGGTGCCCATCAAAACGCCTGCGGATCTCCAGACACAGGTACGCAAAACCAAAATCGGAGAGCGAGTGGTGCTGGTAATATTCCGGGACGGAAAGACCCGCTATGTAACGGTTACTATTGAGGAAGACACAAGGGGGAGGAAGTAGTTGATTGAACTCAGGGAAGTGAGTAAATTTTACGGAGATAAAGTGGGCGTTGAAAATCTTTCCTTTCAGGTTAAGCCGGGGGAACTGGTGGGGCTTTTGGGGCCTAACGGCGCCGGTAAAACGACTACGCTGAGGCTTATCACCGGTTACCTCCAGCCGAGCCGGGGAGAAGTCCTGGTCAACGGCCTGGAGGTTTCCCAGAAGCCCCTGGAAGTAAAAAGATTACTCGGGTATTTGCCGGACACCCCCCCTCTCTATCGAGAAATGACGGTGCGCTCTTATCTTTCTTTTGTGGCGGAGATAAAAGAGGTACCCCGGCGGCAGATCAGGAAGCGAG
This genomic interval from Calderihabitans maritimus contains the following:
- a CDS encoding 2-hydroxyacyl-CoA dehydratase subunit D; the protein is MVYNTTGRPFLGYFCSYVPVEIITAAGFVPYRLTGDKKATTLAYSYVPPNCCSFQRSVLERALRGDFDFLTGIVIPQTCDVMREIFDVWEEYTSYAFYHRLAVPLRVNTPAAVDFFEEELVKLTTALSKISPRKITGETLREAIVTHNRQRQLLQKIAKTRSFSTGLSGREFMELLFRTFRTPPEKSISQLETVLNSVPAEQAEEAEKLRFMVLGSVIDNPEIISLLENGSGMIVADDLCYGRRFYRLQVDTREEPLKALATTYLRKINCPCKFPGERRWEAILEEAQRVSVDGMVFLLQKFCDTHRFEQPDLERKLTASGYPVLVLEIENQTAPETLSTRVQAFTEMLATRRSITGRKERG
- a CDS encoding GerMN domain-containing protein; the protein is MKRVLILFLVAMLVLGVAGCTTRGEPEGVNQNPSPPPDSGQPKETTNDKITVTLYFADTQAMYVVPETREITLNDEEKQSQEKLVKRILEELIAGPVSPSLHRTIPDGVTVNAVDIQGDIAYIDFSREMVANHWGGAAGEAMTINSIVNTLTELEGINKVMMTVDGGTMLIEHMVIEEPLERNESMIKP
- a CDS encoding arsenic resistance protein; this encodes MLKKIFMFPVKHLVLVIPAVLTIGFLTGSYFDTSFLKNFILPATFMMIYPTMIGFRLKEAVDLSHNRVVLTSLAVNFLLVPLLAYLLGNTFLLNHPQLFAGLALASLLPTSGMTISWTMLNRGNVPAAVKITVLGLLLGSLLAPWYLLFMVGKYVPVDIWKTFQIIAALIFLPLVLGNITYRFLMKRYPPAVFKKDIKPLLPGISVCFMLFIVFSSMSMKAKKIFSQPDLLLQSVVVIVLFYLGVFIISTIWGRIFLDRENSITLVYSTAMRNLSSCLGLALATFGAEAALLITLAFIVQVQAAAWYGKLEQRFNFFRESSRAPLAPRHH
- the pdaB gene encoding polysaccharide deacetylase family sporulation protein PdaB, which gives rise to MRGRREIILVALMVVVLVLAGRFLLFRETEIPVSIKVVSQTSPPIFYVKTNEKKVAFTFDISWGHKMAPKVLEVLREYDVRGTFFISGPWTKRHSDLARRIAEEGHEIGNHGHRHDNMSSYNREQIVENIQEAHAIIKEITGQTPKYLRPPNGDYDDLVVETAREYGYETVIWAVDSLDWKNPGVDYMIRRVKKRVFPGAIILFHASDSCKQTDQALPAIIQELRKEGYEILTLSELLSLGEAGRDDPR
- a CDS encoding carbon-nitrogen hydrolase family protein, producing MAKFLAAAVQMDTQEHKDQNLKRAEELIGEAADRGASLVALPETFNFMGSPREEKANAEYIPGPTIQRMVALAEKYKIWLHCGSILEKAPETEKLYNTSVLLNPRGEIVARYRKLHLFDVELSGGPVSRESKTREFGKSIVVTDTDLGRVGFSICYDLRFPELYRIMALEGAEMIFVPAAFTMHTGKDHWEPLLRARAIENQCYIIAPGQTGKKKTYTTYGKSMIVDPWGNVLGLAPEGESVVVAEIDLNYLRRVREQIPSLKNRRPDIYQVGYAGRSL
- a CDS encoding S1C family serine protease, producing MRSKIKWGFLFISIFIAGILLGGSLVFYHHDLVGIALAKDYPAEDNQSSLQPSGVVLSPPVGTSISDIVEKAGPAVVKIETVAKRQGHRSFNPFFDDPFFRDFFGFEFNFPVEPEIQQGLGSGFIISEDGYILTNEHVISGADEIKVFVTGYEKPFTAKLVGSDYELDLAVLKIEAEKKLPTLELGRSEDVRVGDWVIAIGNPYGLDHTVTVGVISAKGRPIKVQDRHYRDLLQTDASINPGNSGGPLLNLQGKVVGINTAINAQAQGIGFAIPSSTVQSVLDELIEKGRVVRPQLGVLVQPVTPELADYFGLKKAEGAVISWVVPGSPADKAGLQRGDVVLEYNKVPIKTPADLQTQVRKTKIGERVVLVIFRDGKTRYVTVTIEEDTRGRK